The genomic stretch CTGGGCGTTTGTGGCCCCGGCGTTGTACAAACATGAGCGGCGGCTGATGATGCCGTTGCTGGTGTCCAGCAGCCTGTTGTTCTACATGGGGATGGCGTTCGCCTATTTCGTCGTCTTCCCGCTGGCGTTCAGCTTCTTTGCTCAGACCGCGCCGAAAGGGGTGCTGATTGCCACCGATATCAACAACTACCTCGATTTCGTTATGGCGTTGTTCATGGCGTTCGGCGTGTCGTTCGAAGTGCCGGTGGCGATCGTGCTGCTGTGCTGGAGCGGGGTGGTGACGCCGGAGAGCCTGAAACAGAAGCGGCCCTACGTTCTGGTGGGCGCGTTTGTGGTTGGCATGTTGCTGACGCCGCCGGATGTGTTCTCCCAGACTTTGCTGGCGATCCCGATGTATTTACTGTTTGAAATCGGGGTGTTTTTCGCCCGGTTCTACGTCGGTAAACGGCGCCGGACAGACGAAGAAGAAGACGTGGACGAGTCTGCGCCCTCTTCCTGAGTGGCGTCTCGCCGTGAAACGGCGGTCTTCTTACTGCAACACCTCTTTCGGGAGGTGTTGTTTTTTGGGGTTATCCATCGGGATAACCGCGATGGATTTTGGGATATCTGTGCATGTTCGACATTGGCGTTAACCTCACCAGCTCGCAATTTCGATCAGATCGGGAACAGGTTGTGGCGCGCGCCCGTCAGGCTGGCGTGACCGGTCTGCTGCTGACGGGGACCAGCGCCGAAGAGAGCGAGCAGGCATGTCTGCTTGCCGCGCAATATCCCGATTACTGCTGGTCGACCGCTGGGGTTCATCCGCATGACGCCAGCGGCTGGAATGACGATACCGCCGGGTTGATTCATCAACTGGCAGGAAGTGAGCAGGTGCTGGCGATTGGCGAGTGCGGGCTGGATTTCAACCGCAACTTTTCCACCCCACAGGAGCAGGAGCTGGCATTCAGCGCGCAACTGGCGATTGCCGCTGAACGCGCGATGCCGGTCTTTCTGCACTGTCGCGATGCGCATGCGCGTTTTATGGCGCTGCTGACGCCGTGGCTCGATAAGTTGCCGGCCGCGGTACTGCACTGCTTCACCGGTTCCGGCGACGAGCTGGACGACAGTTTGCGCGCCGGGTTGATGATCGGCATTACCGGCTGGGTGTGCGATGAGCGTCGTGGGCTGGCGTTGCGCGCGCTGTTGCCCCGTATTCCAGACGATCGGTTGCTGCTGGAAACCGACGCGCCCTACCTGTTACCCCGGGATTTACATCCTAAACCTGCATCCCGCCGTAACGAACCCTGTTTTCTGCCGCATATTGTCCGTCAGGTTGCGGCCTGGCGCGGGCAGGATGCCGAATGGCTTGGCAGAAATGTGGATGAAAACGCCCGCCGGATTTTCCGGCCGGGCCAGAAAGGAGAATAATTATGAGTCATGCTTTTCCCGGTACGTTTCCCGGACGGCGCATGCGTCGTCTGCGCCGTCATGATTTCAGCCGCCGTCTGGTGGCGGAACATCAGGTCACGGTTAACGACCTCATCTACCCGGTATTTGTCATGGAAGGCAAACAGGGACGTCAGGAAGTGCCCTCCATGCCGGGCGTGTATCGTCTGACGATCGATGAGCTGGTCAGGGAAGCGGAAATCATCGCTAAATTGGGTATCCCGGTGCTGTCGCTGTTCCCGGTGATTGAAGCGGACAAAAAATCGTTGCTGGCCGAAGAAGCCTACAACCCGGACGGGCTGGTGCAGCGTACC from Dickeya fangzhongdai encodes the following:
- the tatD gene encoding 3'-5' ssDNA/RNA exonuclease TatD — encoded protein: MFDIGVNLTSSQFRSDREQVVARARQAGVTGLLLTGTSAEESEQACLLAAQYPDYCWSTAGVHPHDASGWNDDTAGLIHQLAGSEQVLAIGECGLDFNRNFSTPQEQELAFSAQLAIAAERAMPVFLHCRDAHARFMALLTPWLDKLPAAVLHCFTGSGDELDDSLRAGLMIGITGWVCDERRGLALRALLPRIPDDRLLLETDAPYLLPRDLHPKPASRRNEPCFLPHIVRQVAAWRGQDAEWLGRNVDENARRIFRPGQKGE
- the tatC gene encoding Sec-independent protein translocase subunit TatC, yielding MAVDQTQPLISHLIELRKRLLNSIISVLVVFLALVYFANDIYQIVSAPLIKQLPAGASMIATDVASPFFTPIKLTLIVSVFLSAPLVLYQIWAFVAPALYKHERRLMMPLLVSSSLLFYMGMAFAYFVVFPLAFSFFAQTAPKGVLIATDINNYLDFVMALFMAFGVSFEVPVAIVLLCWSGVVTPESLKQKRPYVLVGAFVVGMLLTPPDVFSQTLLAIPMYLLFEIGVFFARFYVGKRRRTDEEEDVDESAPSS